In the genome of Deltaproteobacteria bacterium, the window TTAGTCGAAAAAATCAGCCGCGCCGCCGCCGATCAAAGAACCGGTCGCGCCGGCCGCACGGCACCGGGTCTTTGTTTGCGTCTGTGGACCGCCCATGAACAGAACGCGCGTCAGCCGCAAGAAATTTCCGAAGTGAAGCGGCTCGATCTCTCGGAGGTGATTCTCACGCTCAAGGCGAGCGGCGTCGTCGACGTGAAAAGTTTTCGCTGGCTCGAAGCGCCGGACCCGCGCGCCTTGGAACGGGCCGAGACTTTGCTCGCTGATTTGGGCGCCGTCGATAATGCGACGGGCGCGATCAGCGCACTGGGCCGGCGCATGTTGGCATTTCCCGCCCATCCGCGTTACGCGCGCATGCTTTTGGCGGCGCACGAATATGGCTGCGTGCGGCCAGTGGCGTTGATCGCGGCGTTGACTCAAGGACGAGAATTACTCGCGCGCCGGCAAGGCGATCAGGTTGGCGAGCGGCGCGACGAGCTGTTCGATGGCGAGACGGAGTCGGATTTTTTTGTTCTGATGCGCGCCTGGCGCTACGCCGAGCGCAACAATTATCAACTTGAGCGCTGCCGCCAAGTTGGCATTCACGGCCAGGCGGCGCGCCAAGTGGGTCCGCTGTTCGAGCAGTTTTTGCGTATCGCCGCGGCCGAGGGCATGGATACCGGCGACAAGCGTGTTGAGAACACCGCGGTGCAGCGCTGCTTGCTGCTCGGCTTTTCCGATCATCTCGCCAAACGGCTCGACGCCGGCTCGCTGCGCTGCGAGATGGTGCATGGCCGGCGCGGAACATTGGCGCGCGAGAGCGTCGTCAAAGCGCCGCTGTTTATCGCTGCCGAAGTGCGCGAAGTCGAAAGCGGCGGTGGCCGGGAGCGCAATTTGAACGTCGTGCTGCACTCGGCCACGGCGGTCAAAGAGGAATGGCTGCGCGAACTTTTTCCGAGCGACTTTTCGACGACCCGCGCGGTGGTTTACGATTCGACATTACGCCGGGTCGTCGCCCGCGACGAGACGCGCTTTCGCGATTTAATTTTGGCCGACACTTCTTCGAACCATCCACCGGCGCAGGAGTCGGCGCAGATTCTCGCGCGCGAAGTTGCCGCAGGCCGGTTGGTGCTCGACAAGTGGGATGAAGCCGTCGAGCAGTGGATCCTGCGCGTCAATCGCTTGCGCGTATGGATGGCGGAACTCGAATTGCCCGCCATCGGCGACGCGGATCGTAGCGCCATCGTCGAGCATCTCTGCCACGGTGCGTTTAGCTATAATGAAATCAATCAGCGTGCGGTGTTGCCGGCGGTTAAGTCTTGGCTATCGCGCCAGCAGCAAGGTTGGGTCGAAGAGTATGCGCCGGAACACATTCACTTACCGCGCGGCCGCAATGTCAAAGTTGTCTACTCAGCCGACGGGCCGCCGACCATCGCGGCGCGGATTCAAGATTTGTACGATATCAAAGACGGATTGTGGATCGCTCAGCGGCGAGTCGCTCTGCGCATTCAAATTCTCGCGCCGAGCAATCGGCCGGTGCAAGTGACCGAGGACTTGTCCGGGTTTTGGCGCGATACTTATCCGAAACTCAAACAGGAATTACAGCGCAAATATCCGAAACATATTTGGCGCTAAGAATAGCTTATGTTGTGATGCTCAGAGTATCCCCCTTTTTCAAAGGGGGGATTCTCCCCAACAATTTAGATGATCTTATTGAGCGGATACTCGATGATGCCGACGGCGCCGCTTTCGATTAGCTTGGGAATCAGATCGCGCACCTGGCGTTCGTCGATGACGCTTTCCACCGAGAACCACTTGACGCCTTTGAGGCTTGGCGACGGGTAAAGGCTCGCGACGGTGGGCGCGGTGATGCAGGGAATCAGTGCGACGACTTTTTCCAGATCGGCTTCCGGGACGTTGAGCTTGATGCCGACTTTGGCTTCCGCCGCCAGCGCGCCTTGGAGCAGCAGCTTGATCTGTTCCATTTTTGCGCGCTTCCAGGGATCGTTCCAAGCGGCTTTGTTGGCGATCAGCTGCGGGCAGCTCTCCATTAATTCGTGGATGATTTTCAAACCATGGGCGCGGATGGTGGTGCCGGTCTCGGTGACCTCGACGATGGCGTCGACTAAGCCTTCGGCGGCTTTCGCTTCGGTGGCGCCCCAGGAAAACTCCACTTCGACCGCAACATTGCGCTCGGCGAAGTAACGCTTGGTGAAATTCACCATTTCCGTGGCGACCCGTTTGCCTTTGAGATCTTCCAGGGTTTTCACCGGCGAGTCGTGCGGCACGGCGAGCACCCAGCGGGTCGGCCGGAAGCTGACTTTGGAATAAATCATGTCGGTGACGACGATCACGTCGGATTGATTTTCCTGAGTCCAATCCTTGCCGGTGATGCCGGCGTCGAGAGTTCCCGATTCCACGTAGCGTGACATTTCCTGCGGCCGGGCCAGACTGCACCGGAGAGTTTCGTCATCGACGGTGGGAAAGTAG includes:
- the hrpB gene encoding ATP-dependent helicase HrpB yields the protein MMSTADLPIFEIEPRLRETLTAHKRLVLTAPTGSGKSTQVPQMLLDGGLLGAGRVVVLQPRRLPTRMLAAWVAQGRGVKLGGEVGYQMRFDTVVSAATRICYVTEGILLRQMLADPDLRGVSAIIFDEFHERHLFGDITLARALQIQESTRPDLIIVVMSATLDVGAIEKYLQPCALLSSEGRAFPVAIEYLAKPAGDGPVWNLAVRELQRLVREQAHGDALIFMPGAYEIMRTVQAARDALGPQFVVFPLHGELPPNDQDAAVARYDKRKVVVATNVAETSLTIDGVRLVIDSGLARMARFDPHRGINTLLVEKISRAAADQRTGRAGRTAPGLCLRLWTAHEQNARQPQEISEVKRLDLSEVILTLKASGVVDVKSFRWLEAPDPRALERAETLLADLGAVDNATGAISALGRRMLAFPAHPRYARMLLAAHEYGCVRPVALIAALTQGRELLARRQGDQVGERRDELFDGETESDFFVLMRAWRYAERNNYQLERCRQVGIHGQAARQVGPLFEQFLRIAAAEGMDTGDKRVENTAVQRCLLLGFSDHLAKRLDAGSLRCEMVHGRRGTLARESVVKAPLFIAAEVREVESGGGRERNLNVVLHSATAVKEEWLRELFPSDFSTTRAVVYDSTLRRVVARDETRFRDLILADTSSNHPPAQESAQILAREVAAGRLVLDKWDEAVEQWILRVNRLRVWMAELELPAIGDADRSAIVEHLCHGAFSYNEINQRAVLPAVKSWLSRQQQGWVEEYAPEHIHLPRGRNVKVVYSADGPPTIAARIQDLYDIKDGLWIAQRRVALRIQILAPSNRPVQVTEDLSGFWRDTYPKLKQELQRKYPKHIWR
- a CDS encoding ATP phosphoribosyltransferase; its protein translation is MSELKLGLPKGSLEQATIDLFRKSGWKISGSSRSYFPTVDDETLRCSLARPQEMSRYVESGTLDAGITGKDWTQENQSDVIVVTDMIYSKVSFRPTRWVLAVPHDSPVKTLEDLKGKRVATEMVNFTKRYFAERNVAVEVEFSWGATEAKAAEGLVDAIVEVTETGTTIRAHGLKIIHELMESCPQLIANKAAWNDPWKRAKMEQIKLLLQGALAAEAKVGIKLNVPEADLEKVVALIPCITAPTVASLYPSPSLKGVKWFSVESVIDERQVRDLIPKLIESGAVGIIEYPLNKII